The following coding sequences are from one Candidatus Nitrosopumilus sp. SW window:
- a CDS encoding plastocyanin/azurin family copper-binding protein — MKFLVLFSVLVILGSISFVYGEEYIVDIPFGAYNPELNTPAEVWYDPPLINVVVGDTITWYNDDREAHTVTSGDGPGRFGWMDNRDFGTPDGIFDSGRFMPGESWSYQFEESGRFSYFCTIHPWMDGMVIVEEAIPDYPHDATGKEIQFPLLQYTPDGTIEVNLAWDPPVIKTHEKIQFVYQFYDPQTNSNLAEMKYNFVIFQNGQEIFRDEGLSQIGGDYRNYVFTNSGSIIVRIEGIQTPSLLAEESVTVFGEVQSKEQRSVDFTTAVYDNPEKTSHETYHIKPAQRLTTYYELMIFIILVPAVMFIVALLWLKRKPDTPKTKPGAVKI, encoded by the coding sequence GTGAAATTTCTAGTATTATTTTCGGTTCTTGTTATTTTAGGCTCTATATCTTTTGTTTATGGAGAAGAATACATTGTTGACATTCCATTTGGAGCATATAATCCTGAACTAAATACACCTGCTGAGGTTTGGTATGATCCTCCTTTGATTAATGTGGTTGTTGGAGATACAATAACTTGGTATAATGATGACAGAGAGGCTCATACTGTAACTAGTGGTGATGGTCCAGGACGTTTTGGTTGGATGGATAACAGAGATTTTGGAACACCTGATGGAATTTTTGATAGTGGTAGATTTATGCCTGGAGAATCTTGGTCATATCAATTTGAGGAATCAGGCAGATTTTCATATTTTTGTACAATTCATCCATGGATGGATGGCATGGTAATTGTTGAAGAAGCAATTCCAGATTATCCTCATGATGCAACAGGAAAAGAAATCCAATTTCCTTTATTGCAATACACTCCAGATGGAACAATTGAAGTTAATTTAGCGTGGGATCCTCCAGTCATTAAAACTCACGAAAAAATTCAATTTGTATATCAATTCTATGATCCACAAACAAATTCTAATCTGGCAGAAATGAAATACAACTTTGTAATTTTCCAAAACGGACAAGAAATTTTTCGAGATGAAGGACTAAGTCAAATAGGTGGAGATTATAGAAATTATGTCTTTACAAATTCTGGTTCAATTATTGTTCGAATTGAAGGAATCCAAACTCCCTCTCTTTTAGCTGAAGAAAGTGTTACTGTATTTGGAGAAGTACAAAGTAAAGAACAAAGATCAGTTGATTTTACTACTGCAGTTTATGACAATCCGGAGAAAACATCTCATGAAACATATCATATTAAACCTGCACAAAGATTAACTACCTATTACGAGTTAATGATTTTCATTATTCTTGTTCCAGCTGTAATGTTTATTGTTGCATTACTTTGGTTAAAGAGGAAACCAGATACACCAAAAACCAAGCCTGGGGCTGTTAAAATATAA
- a CDS encoding J domain-containing protein, producing the protein MVESNYDILGIVEGTTEKEIRDAFRRLALQYHADRGGENEQFIKIKQAYEDLKIGKKYPETDIEKLKNSRVYSDESESDVRRKNQILGQQLSKEMKTAEEWAAAHNRSNSTGTRLFGSKTLGEMEFERKANGALSIKGNFMAGNLTYDGPITMQGSITSPSWTQEFQTNIHLTKGDFKFLDPIENKYKIENGAKITVDNGNIIVGNIFGRKFRVEDPNGKVGVYKILEHRTQVSAPNGKIVAENAVNTVSLNADTIIVLNVEDDVIISAREVLFYGSKFTYDSIIKLKEGGSIRFFENFSIQGLSGDAKIELENGKKIRLFDLKTKKIKDLADEFVPHKENYANDATMVGHGFTITYEMLNNLSKKPTKKQKSSWASRFGFSKN; encoded by the coding sequence ATGGTTGAAAGTAATTATGATATCTTGGGAATCGTTGAAGGAACTACTGAAAAAGAAATTCGTGATGCATTCAGAAGATTAGCACTTCAATATCACGCTGATCGTGGTGGAGAAAATGAACAATTCATAAAAATTAAACAAGCATATGAAGATCTAAAAATTGGAAAAAAATATCCTGAAACAGATATTGAAAAACTAAAAAACTCAAGAGTTTATTCTGATGAATCTGAATCTGATGTAAGAAGAAAAAATCAGATTCTTGGTCAACAATTATCTAAAGAGATGAAAACAGCTGAAGAATGGGCAGCAGCACATAACAGATCAAATTCAACTGGAACAAGACTATTTGGTTCAAAGACTCTGGGTGAAATGGAATTTGAAAGAAAAGCTAATGGTGCTTTATCTATTAAAGGAAATTTTATGGCAGGAAATCTAACTTATGATGGTCCTATTACAATGCAAGGAAGCATTACTAGTCCCTCCTGGACTCAAGAATTTCAAACAAACATTCATCTAACAAAAGGTGATTTCAAATTCCTTGATCCTATAGAAAACAAGTATAAAATTGAAAATGGAGCCAAAATCACTGTAGATAATGGCAATATAATAGTAGGAAATATTTTTGGAAGAAAATTTAGAGTTGAAGATCCTAATGGCAAAGTTGGTGTCTATAAAATCCTAGAACATAGAACTCAAGTTTCTGCTCCAAATGGAAAAATTGTTGCTGAAAATGCAGTTAACACTGTATCACTAAACGCTGATACAATTATTGTTTTAAATGTAGAAGATGATGTTATAATTTCTGCACGTGAGGTCTTATTTTATGGCAGTAAATTTACGTATGATTCTATCATCAAATTAAAAGAAGGTGGTTCTATCCGGTTCTTTGAAAATTTTTCAATTCAAGGATTAAGTGGTGATGCAAAAATTGAGTTAGAAAATGGCAAAAAAATTAGATTATTTGATCTTAAAACAAAAAAAATCAAAGATTTAGCTGATGAATTTGTTCCCCACAAAGAAAATTATGCAAACGATGCAACAATGGTTGGCCATGGATTTACAATTACTTATGAAATGCTTAACAATCTTTCAAAAAAGCCAACAAAAAAGCAAAAATCAAGTTGGGCATCCAGATTTGGCTTCTCTAAGAACTAA
- a CDS encoding universal stress protein: protein MAKFRKILVPLDGSANSTRGLDRAIEIAKGSGAEITGFYVFHLPIAAGIKYTQKMKDEAQKKAVKAIGPAMKKAQNAGAKFKYQTSGGHTGSEIVKYAKKGKFDMIVIGARGIGGAKEAFLGSTSNYVMHKTNIPVLIVK from the coding sequence ATGGCAAAATTCAGAAAAATTCTTGTTCCACTTGATGGCTCTGCAAATTCTACACGTGGTTTGGATAGAGCAATAGAAATTGCAAAAGGTAGTGGTGCTGAAATTACCGGCTTTTACGTATTTCACTTACCTATTGCAGCTGGAATAAAATACACACAAAAAATGAAAGACGAGGCTCAAAAAAAGGCTGTTAAAGCTATTGGTCCTGCTATGAAGAAAGCACAAAATGCTGGTGCAAAATTCAAGTATCAAACAAGCGGTGGTCATACTGGCTCCGAGATTGTCAAATATGCAAAAAAAGGAAAATTTGACATGATTGTGATTGGTGCAAGGGGTATAGGTGGAGCAAAAGAAGCATTTCTTGGAAGTACATCCAATTATGTTATGCACAAAACAAACATTCCAGTACTCATTGTAAAATAA
- a CDS encoding ATP-binding protein, which yields MPVGIIPDISEQMCIGCALCVEICTTLGPDVLRVKPVEGWKRGKAFVFYPERCISDGACIGVCPTKAIFWMRPMDFTVGQPVPLHKDSVFVKGWTELID from the coding sequence ATGCCAGTAGGAATTATTCCAGACATAAGCGAACAAATGTGTATCGGATGTGCACTATGTGTAGAAATCTGTACAACACTTGGTCCAGATGTCCTTAGAGTAAAACCAGTTGAAGGCTGGAAGAGAGGTAAAGCATTTGTCTTTTACCCAGAAAGATGTATTTCTGATGGTGCATGCATCGGTGTATGCCCAACAAAAGCAATCTTTTGGATGAGACCAATGGACTTTACTGTTGGACAACCAGTTCCACTCCACAAAGATTCAGTCTTCGTAAAAGGTTGGACCGAATTAATCGATTAG
- a CDS encoding CBS domain-containing protein → MTIIEISNKPITIIKNSTISDAIKMLLNTKISRLIVNDGGKHIGIITEKDIGLFLFSETTKRGLEEIPITDIMKPIEFVEQEVTPKNAAKIMIEKGISSLAIGEEQEVKAIITKSDLVKYFARRLPEKNKVVDFMTHDYESTHTAAPLYKVVRKMLERKISRIIVKNQEEEPVGIISFRDLFRISLELGSEDDFSGTNFDNVRRGFLSEEGFGDISLARDVMTKGLITIKFNEDLAEACNVLLENDVSGLVVLDGNNSIAGIISKSDVTKALAS, encoded by the coding sequence TTGACAATTATTGAAATTTCAAACAAACCTATTACCATTATTAAAAATTCTACAATTTCAGATGCTATCAAAATGCTTCTCAATACAAAGATTAGTAGGTTAATTGTAAACGATGGCGGAAAACATATTGGCATAATTACTGAAAAAGACATAGGACTTTTTTTGTTCTCAGAGACCACAAAAAGGGGATTAGAAGAAATACCCATTACAGATATTATGAAACCGATTGAATTTGTTGAGCAAGAAGTAACTCCCAAAAATGCTGCAAAGATTATGATTGAAAAAGGGATTAGTTCATTGGCCATAGGAGAGGAACAAGAAGTAAAAGCAATCATCACAAAAAGTGATCTTGTTAAATATTTTGCAAGAAGACTACCAGAGAAAAACAAGGTGGTTGATTTTATGACTCATGATTATGAATCCACACATACAGCTGCACCATTGTATAAAGTTGTAAGAAAGATGTTAGAGAGAAAAATTTCAAGAATAATTGTAAAAAATCAGGAAGAAGAGCCTGTGGGAATAATTTCATTCAGAGATCTGTTCAGAATATCACTTGAATTGGGTAGTGAGGATGATTTTTCAGGAACAAATTTTGACAATGTTAGGCGTGGATTTCTCTCAGAAGAAGGATTTGGAGATATTTCATTGGCTAGAGATGTAATGACTAAAGGATTAATCACAATCAAATTTAATGAAGACTTGGCAGAAGCTTGTAATGTTTTATTAGAAAATGATGTGAGTGGATTAGTTGTTCTTGATGGAAATAATAGCATTGCAGGAATAATTAGTAAGAGTGATGTAACAAAAGCACTAGCATCATAA
- a CDS encoding cache domain-containing protein, whose product MPVSINLGKKLVLLVMLVTMTALGITSYMSIDYSSETLKERGGELLHGESDIRGESLRLLFESRIEQNKILANDPMIRLLVSEMDGISGLELKSMKEEKRRDFLIQVQAFQELVGFSIGFEDTKIIGNNGNVFFSLVGISNEDYSKNEYFQRGLKGSFVDFERSGTGKKMIVVSPVYAVDSKIGDEPIGVIISRMRTSAIDNILLNRSGLGETGEVYIVNRDYLMLTESRFFENAVFEQIVDTVGVQECFINNMEYVGIYPDYRGVSIYGSSYCMPEFGIVLLAEMDEKELVEPIKVLQTRIILTSLLITMAMGLVAFFAAESLSHPLRALKKAANKIAEGNFDVRTNIKTRDEIAELSHAFDSMAQKLQESLIEIKEKEEVIKQLEGDMVLKFSQREENDCVGVIDMADSTRISSKVSDKDISKLYEIFLNFMAKIVLNHKGEVIKNIGDALMFRFANVDPTNDKKMKNILECCLCMVESHGKLQEELEKENMPRLDYKISLTYGPVKVAESTTSKISDVFGPTVNRCFKINSLCPKNSLVVGENIHNIFKDFSEYEFSELCIIELKQKYGYNIFEVRRKGLDSFGTKSE is encoded by the coding sequence ATGCCAGTCTCAATAAATCTAGGTAAAAAACTTGTTTTGCTTGTCATGCTTGTAACAATGACTGCTTTAGGAATTACATCTTACATGAGTATAGATTATTCCTCTGAAACTCTGAAAGAAAGAGGAGGAGAATTATTACATGGTGAATCCGACATTAGAGGAGAATCATTAAGATTACTTTTTGAATCAAGAATTGAACAAAATAAAATTCTTGCAAATGATCCGATGATTCGATTGTTGGTTTCAGAAATGGATGGGATTTCAGGATTAGAATTAAAATCTATGAAAGAAGAAAAGCGTAGAGATTTTCTAATTCAAGTACAGGCATTTCAAGAACTTGTTGGATTTTCAATTGGATTTGAGGATACTAAAATAATTGGTAATAACGGAAATGTGTTTTTTTCATTAGTAGGAATATCTAATGAAGATTATTCTAAAAATGAGTACTTTCAAAGAGGATTAAAGGGATCTTTTGTTGATTTTGAACGTTCAGGAACAGGTAAAAAAATGATTGTTGTATCTCCTGTTTATGCTGTAGATAGTAAAATTGGAGATGAGCCAATTGGAGTTATCATTTCTAGAATGAGAACTTCTGCAATTGATAATATTTTACTTAATAGAAGTGGACTTGGTGAAACGGGTGAAGTCTATATTGTTAATAGAGACTATCTAATGTTAACTGAATCCAGATTCTTTGAAAATGCAGTATTTGAACAAATAGTAGACACAGTCGGTGTTCAAGAATGTTTTATCAATAATATGGAGTATGTTGGAATTTATCCTGATTACAGAGGAGTTTCAATATATGGATCATCTTACTGTATGCCAGAATTTGGAATAGTTTTACTGGCAGAGATGGATGAAAAAGAATTGGTTGAACCAATCAAAGTTTTGCAAACTAGAATTATCCTTACTAGTTTACTCATAACGATGGCAATGGGATTAGTTGCATTTTTTGCTGCTGAATCATTATCACATCCATTACGTGCACTCAAAAAAGCTGCAAATAAAATTGCAGAAGGAAATTTTGATGTCAGAACTAATATCAAAACAAGAGATGAGATTGCAGAATTATCTCATGCGTTTGATTCAATGGCACAAAAATTACAAGAATCATTAATTGAGATTAAAGAAAAGGAGGAAGTCATCAAACAGCTTGAAGGAGATATGGTGTTAAAATTCTCTCAGCGTGAAGAAAATGATTGTGTAGGAGTAATTGACATGGCAGATTCAACTAGAATATCATCAAAAGTATCTGATAAAGATATCAGCAAACTATACGAAATATTTTTGAATTTTATGGCAAAGATTGTTCTTAACCACAAAGGAGAGGTTATAAAAAATATTGGAGATGCATTAATGTTTAGATTCGCAAATGTGGATCCAACTAATGATAAAAAAATGAAAAATATTTTAGAATGTTGTTTGTGTATGGTTGAATCACATGGAAAACTACAAGAAGAACTTGAAAAAGAAAATATGCCTAGATTAGATTATAAAATCAGTTTAACATACGGTCCTGTAAAAGTAGCTGAAAGTACTACTTCAAAAATTAGTGATGTCTTTGGTCCAACAGTAAATCGGTGTTTCAAAATAAATTCACTTTGTCCAAAAAACAGTTTGGTGGTTGGTGAAAACATACATAATATTTTCAAAGATTTCTCAGAATACGAATTTTCCGAATTATGTATAATTGAATTAAAACAAAAATACGGTTACAATATTTTCGAAGTTAGAAGAAAAGGACTTGATAGTTTTGGAACAAAATCCGAATAA